A region of Anopheles merus strain MAF chromosome 2R, AmerM5.1, whole genome shotgun sequence DNA encodes the following proteins:
- the LOC121587997 gene encoding sorting nexin-13-like isoform X3, which produces MLLLFRVLTSFFFCMCLNHSHIYHIPIGVNLPSFSFISFIISFVFVCDPKPGNLLLISPNIKVQTESSRGAKAPHQPPGTGDPSGAAAGGHGTRRRNFLDAGIELLFKKREPRTGVGEQPAKANAITDHLMHRGHHLHHFHQRDHHTILDTSPVADRPPALHRQPSPGEERGGRGWRPFESIKIHTDKRQAAAGSTASSSGADHESDKHRRKDVGNVSIGEEVSVASTPLSSFKSYLTHPEVLLHRHETPPGSPKKKKILSGNKPIDQLIHTILDYVVRDFIDSWYTIVSDNREFSECNIRTSIESLILQICNRVRSVDLLPLMTTRLIDDLAKHTRFYRLATQEVTNSANSKSSSTTNATTATILDQQKRLKMHEKLSPQRRTLKVEGHRRNKSETDLTWQLGQAALQKNVANSRFYNVPVDEQSLGDPETMLLNAFFGFCDEYRSECLEPDALNEYFRRVSETVLYFVLPEEDFNCLALRTLLCNLLANSLLKPAFSTLAEPDFINLQIAKQFTKEPPAGEFLLKMIRQSTDLSELRACRQLITKEMDAKYKDSSCSAELASLKYTQKLIDLRISHLQNNKNDFGKTERDKASTSLPQLTLDDILRKELAVFYYLDYLSVLNLQKYVIFYLTAQEWKISTSQCYSEMQTNKSKLSREELLRSIRDKASSLYQEYLQPSSPNYLNIDPGLIEALNFRLNDPTIQPENTWFDSICKYIYEKQKNEEVFLNNFYQSVAYKQLLRELDFHNAHDPDMPSLDHLTVLGGLSGHSDSASDTNSGDIRFDETDDDEDGATTGTQPATTTTLSPPITVDIKEEHDVRAGTSVAKKPSPSSLFPTTVNTIKHARSHSDCTGMFAAINDLNIEQLRQSSDCSSNDSGSEATAVLSAPRRIPAPHLTDVSSVHEANHHHQQQGHHYHHHHHHHQYKHKLSARIINTAIHCEGHYAVYAIQVHVIEDNHHKSWHIYRRYSKFLELKKLLVKRFPALDRVPFPAKKAFQNTQRAVLEHRMEILNRFLAEICAKAELSEEMMAIIRNFLEPDTDDRKMHGGPVVKTIESLKSGMSKIRNMPDTLVGGISRMFVGKSALKERSFYDIQDIPTLELKQSEYPALASALNLLDEVFDLQNKSQWLRRGLINRLLGAPWVSHATNKRIVQGASSLLAPDKLEAILSSILNNVWPEGDRFNPTTPLREDSTRLRTKLAAKISLFALLSDDLKHVVGSVTCNSGLLNFFQMLQNKKLNTRLLLILFNRLLVVILQTESVTKHAQLLLNTPGGAGGTTNGTDEGAPTAATIRVGATAGLMSGARKPSRYS; this is translated from the exons atgttgcttttgtttcgtgtgttaacttctttttttttttgtatgtgtttgaatCATTCACATATCTACCACATCCCGATTGGAGTCAATTTGCCGTCGTTTTCGTTCATTTCCTTCATtatttcgttcgtttttg TCTGTGACCCTAAGCCCGGTAATTTGCTACTCATTTCGCCCAACATCAAAGTGCAAACCGAATCGAGTCGAGGGGCAAAAGCGCCCCACCAGCCGCCCGGTACCGGTGATCCGTCCGGCGCCGCCGCCGGGGGCCACGGTACCCGCCGGCGCAACTTTCTCGATGCCGGAATCGAGCTGCTGTTTAAGAAGCGCGAACCACGAACCGGCGTCGGCGAGCAGCCAGCAAAAGCGAACGCAATCACGGACCACCTAATGCACCGTGGCCACCATTTGCACCACTTCCACCAACGGGACCATCATACCATTCTAGATACGAGCCCGGTCGCCGATCGGCCGCCAGCACTGCACCGGCAGCCCTCGCCCGGGGAGGAACGGGGAGGCCGCGGCTGGAGACCGTTCGAGAGCATTAAGATACACACGGACAAGCGGCAGGCGGCAGCAGGGTCGACGGCGTCGTCTAGCGGAGCGGACCACGAATCGGACAAGCATCGAAGGAAAGATG TAGGAAACGTTTCCATCGGCGAAGAAGTGTCCGTCGCCTCAACGCCACTCTCCTCGTTCAAATCGTACCTCACCCATCCGGAGGTTCTGCTGCACCGGCACGAAACGCCGCCCGGCTcgccgaagaagaaaaagatccTGAGCGGCAACAAACCGATCGATCAGCTGATCCACACCATCCTCGACTACGTGGTGCGCGATTTCATCGACTCCTGGTACACGATCGTGTCGGACAATCGCGAGTTTTCCGAGTGCAACATACGCACCAGCATCGAATCGCTCATCCTGCAAATATGCAACCGCGTGCGATCGGTCGATCTGCTGCCGCTAATGACGACCCGACTGATCGACGATCTGGCCAAGCATACACGGTTCTATCGGCTCGCCACCCAGGAGGTGACAAACAGTGCCAACAGCAAAAGCTCCTCCACCACTaacgccaccaccgccaccatccTGGACCAGCAGAAGCGGCTGAAGATGCACGAGAAGCTGTCGCCGCAGCGCCGCACGCTGAAGGTGGAGGGCCACCGGCGCAACAAGAGCGAAACCGACCTGACCTGGCAGCTGGGCCAGGCCGCTCTGCAAAAGAACGTGGCCAACTCGCGGTTCTACAACGTCCCGGTGGATGAGCAATCGCTCGGCGATCCGGAAACGATGCTGCTGAACGCGTTCTTCGGCTTCTGCGACGAGTACCGCAGCGAGTGCCTGGAGCCGGACGCACTGAACGAGTACTTCCGGCGGGTGTCCGAGACGGTGCTGTACTTTGTGCTGCCGGAGGAGGACTTTAACTGTCTGGCGCTGCGCACGCTGCTGTGCAATCTGCTCGCGAACAGTTTGCTGAAGCCGGCGTTCAGCACGCTGGCCGAGCCGGACTTTATCAACCTGCAGATCGCGAAACAGTTCACGAAGGAGCCGCCGGCGGGCGAGTTTCTGCTGAAGATGATCCGCCAGTCGACGGATCTGTCGGAGCTGCGCGcctgccgccagctgattACCAAAGAGATGGACGCGAAGTACAAGGACAGCAGCTGCAGTGCGGAGCTGGCCAGTCTGAAGTACACCCAGAAGCTGATCGATCTGCGCATCAGCCATCTGCAGAACAACAAGAATG ACTTTGGCAAGACGGAGCGCGACAAAGCGTCCACCAGCCTGCCCCAGCTCACGCTGGACGATATACTGCGGAAGGAGCTGGCCGTGTTCTACTATCTGGACTATCTTAGTGTATTAAATCTGCAAAAGTATGTGATATTTTATCTCACCGCTCAAG AATGGAAAATTAGTACCAGCCAATGCTACTCCGAGATGCAGACGAATAAATCGAAGCTCAGTCGGGAGGAACTGCTCCGCAGCATTCGCGACAAGGCGAGCAGTCTGTACCAAGAG TATCTGCAACCCTCCTCGCCCAACTACCTGAACATCGATCCCGGGCTGATAGAGGCGCTGAACTTCCGGCTGAACGATCCCACCATCCAGCCGGAGAACACCTGGTTCGACTCGATCTGCAAGTACATCTACGAGAAGCAGAAGAACGAGGAAGTGTTCCTGAACAACTTCTACCAGAGTGTGGCCTACAAGCAGCTGCTGCGCGAGCTGGACTTTCACaacgcgcacgatccggacatGCCGTCGCTCGACCACCTGACCGTGCTGGGCGGACTGTCGGGCCACAGTGACAGTGCGAGCGACACGAACAGTGGCGACATACGCTTCGACGAGACGGACGACGATGAGGACGGTGCGACGACGGGCACGCAACctgctaccaccaccacgctATCGCCGCCCATCACGGTGGACATTAAGGAGGAGCACGATGTGCGGGCGGGCACCAGTGTCGCGAAGAAACCGTCCCCTTCCAGCCTGTTCCCGACCACCGTCAACACGATCAAGCACGCCCGCTCGCACAGCGACTGTACCGGGATGTTTGCCGCGATCAACGATCTCAACATCGAGCAGCTGCGCCAATCGTCCGACTGTTCCAGCAACGATTCGGGCAGTGAGGCAACGGCCGTGTTGTCTGCGCCCCGCCGCATCCCGGCACCCCATCTGACGGACGTGTCCTCTGTCCATGAAgcgaaccatcatcatcagcagcagggccatcattaccaccaccaccaccaccatcatcagtaCAAGCATAAGCTGTCCGCGCGCATCATCAACACGGCGATACACTGCGAGGGCCACTATGCGGTGTACGCGATCCAGGTGCACGTGATCGAGGATAATCACCACAAGAGCTGGCACATCTACCGGCGCTACTCGAAGTTTCTCGAGCTGAAGAAGCTGCTGGTGAAGCGGTTTCCCGCCCTCGACCGGGTCCCGTTCCCCGCGAAGAAAGCGTTCCAGAACACGCAGCGCGCCGTGCTGGAGCACCGGATGGAGATACTGAACCGGTTTTTGGCGGAAATCTGCGCGAAGGCCGAACTGTCCGAGGAGATGATGGCGATCATACGGAACTTTCTCGAGCCGGACACGGACGACCGGAAGATGCACGGTGGACCGGTGGTAAAGACG ATCGAGAGTCTCAAGTCGGGCATGAGCAAGATACGCAACATGCCCGACACGCTCGTCGGCGGCATCTCGCGCATGTTCGTTGGCAAGAGTGCGCTGAAGGAGCGCAGCTTCTACGACATCCAGGACATACCGACGCTCGAGCTGAAGCAGTCCGAGTATCCGGCCCTCGCCTCCGCTCTCAACCTGCTGGACGAGGTGTTTGATTTGCAGAACAAATCGCAATGGTTGCGCCGCGGGCTGATTAACCGGCTGCTCGGTGCACCGTGGGTTAGCCACGCAACGAACAAGCGCATCGTGCAGGGCGCTAGCAGTCTGCTGGCACCGGACAAGCTGGAGGCGATCCTTTCCTCGATAct CAACAACGTGTGGCCCGAGGGCGATCGCTTCAATCCAACCACACCGCTGCGCGAAGACAGTACCCGGTTGCGCACGAAGCTGGCGGCAAAGATTTCCCTATTTGCGCTCCTGTCGGACGATCTGAAGCATGTGGTCGGTTCGGTGACGTGCAACAGCGGGCTGCTCAACTTCTTCCAGATGCTGCAGAACAAGAAGCTAAATACACGCCTACTGCTCATCCTGTTCAACCGGT
- the LOC121587997 gene encoding sorting nexin-13-like isoform X5, translating into MEFKYASWIALSVAVSINLFGVFWVTTMVIGLVLFLLGFLTILYLQHSDLDKFLDSGLLENPLDEPKSLGLSIVGNVSIGEEVSVASTPLSSFKSYLTHPEVLLHRHETPPGSPKKKKILSGNKPIDQLIHTILDYVVRDFIDSWYTIVSDNREFSECNIRTSIESLILQICNRVRSVDLLPLMTTRLIDDLAKHTRFYRLATQEVTNSANSKSSSTTNATTATILDQQKRLKMHEKLSPQRRTLKVEGHRRNKSETDLTWQLGQAALQKNVANSRFYNVPVDEQSLGDPETMLLNAFFGFCDEYRSECLEPDALNEYFRRVSETVLYFVLPEEDFNCLALRTLLCNLLANSLLKPAFSTLAEPDFINLQIAKQFTKEPPAGEFLLKMIRQSTDLSELRACRQLITKEMDAKYKDSSCSAELASLKYTQKLIDLRISHLQNNKNDFGKTERDKASTSLPQLTLDDILRKELAVFYYLDYLSVLNLQKYVIFYLTAQEWKISTSQCYSEMQTNKSKLSREELLRSIRDKASSLYQEYLQPSSPNYLNIDPGLIEALNFRLNDPTIQPENTWFDSICKYIYEKQKNEEVFLNNFYQSVAYKQLLRELDFHNAHDPDMPSLDHLTVLGGLSGHSDSASDTNSGDIRFDETDDDEDGATTGTQPATTTTLSPPITVDIKEEHDVRAGTSVAKKPSPSSLFPTTVNTIKHARSHSDCTGMFAAINDLNIEQLRQSSDCSSNDSGSEATAVLSAPRRIPAPHLTDVSSVHEANHHHQQQGHHYHHHHHHHQYKHKLSARIINTAIHCEGHYAVYAIQVHVIEDNHHKSWHIYRRYSKFLELKKLLVKRFPALDRVPFPAKKAFQNTQRAVLEHRMEILNRFLAEICAKAELSEEMMAIIRNFLEPDTDDRKMHGGPVVKTIESLKSGMSKIRNMPDTLVGGISRMFVGKSALKERSFYDIQDIPTLELKQSEYPALASALNLLDEVFDLQNKSQWLRRGLINRLLGAPWVSHATNKRIVQGASSLLAPDKLEAILSSILNNVWPEGDRFNPTTPLREDSTRLRTKLAAKISLFALLSDDLKHVVGSVTCNSGLLNFFQMLQNKKLNTRLLLILFNRLLVVILQTESVTKHAQLLLNTPGGAGGTTNGTDEGAPTAATIRVGATAGLMSGARKPSRYS; encoded by the exons ATGGAATTTAAGTACGCCAGCTGGATCGCGCTCAGCGTCGCCGTGTCGATCAATCTGTTCGGAGTGTTCTGGGTCACGACCATGGTTATCGGTTTGGTGCTCTTCCTGCTCGG ATTTCTTACCATACTGTACTTACAACATAGCGATCTGGACAAATTCCTCGACAGTGGCCTACTGGAGAATCCGCTGGACGAACCAAAATCGCTCGGACTTAGTATCG TAGGAAACGTTTCCATCGGCGAAGAAGTGTCCGTCGCCTCAACGCCACTCTCCTCGTTCAAATCGTACCTCACCCATCCGGAGGTTCTGCTGCACCGGCACGAAACGCCGCCCGGCTcgccgaagaagaaaaagatccTGAGCGGCAACAAACCGATCGATCAGCTGATCCACACCATCCTCGACTACGTGGTGCGCGATTTCATCGACTCCTGGTACACGATCGTGTCGGACAATCGCGAGTTTTCCGAGTGCAACATACGCACCAGCATCGAATCGCTCATCCTGCAAATATGCAACCGCGTGCGATCGGTCGATCTGCTGCCGCTAATGACGACCCGACTGATCGACGATCTGGCCAAGCATACACGGTTCTATCGGCTCGCCACCCAGGAGGTGACAAACAGTGCCAACAGCAAAAGCTCCTCCACCACTaacgccaccaccgccaccatccTGGACCAGCAGAAGCGGCTGAAGATGCACGAGAAGCTGTCGCCGCAGCGCCGCACGCTGAAGGTGGAGGGCCACCGGCGCAACAAGAGCGAAACCGACCTGACCTGGCAGCTGGGCCAGGCCGCTCTGCAAAAGAACGTGGCCAACTCGCGGTTCTACAACGTCCCGGTGGATGAGCAATCGCTCGGCGATCCGGAAACGATGCTGCTGAACGCGTTCTTCGGCTTCTGCGACGAGTACCGCAGCGAGTGCCTGGAGCCGGACGCACTGAACGAGTACTTCCGGCGGGTGTCCGAGACGGTGCTGTACTTTGTGCTGCCGGAGGAGGACTTTAACTGTCTGGCGCTGCGCACGCTGCTGTGCAATCTGCTCGCGAACAGTTTGCTGAAGCCGGCGTTCAGCACGCTGGCCGAGCCGGACTTTATCAACCTGCAGATCGCGAAACAGTTCACGAAGGAGCCGCCGGCGGGCGAGTTTCTGCTGAAGATGATCCGCCAGTCGACGGATCTGTCGGAGCTGCGCGcctgccgccagctgattACCAAAGAGATGGACGCGAAGTACAAGGACAGCAGCTGCAGTGCGGAGCTGGCCAGTCTGAAGTACACCCAGAAGCTGATCGATCTGCGCATCAGCCATCTGCAGAACAACAAGAATG ACTTTGGCAAGACGGAGCGCGACAAAGCGTCCACCAGCCTGCCCCAGCTCACGCTGGACGATATACTGCGGAAGGAGCTGGCCGTGTTCTACTATCTGGACTATCTTAGTGTATTAAATCTGCAAAAGTATGTGATATTTTATCTCACCGCTCAAG AATGGAAAATTAGTACCAGCCAATGCTACTCCGAGATGCAGACGAATAAATCGAAGCTCAGTCGGGAGGAACTGCTCCGCAGCATTCGCGACAAGGCGAGCAGTCTGTACCAAGAG TATCTGCAACCCTCCTCGCCCAACTACCTGAACATCGATCCCGGGCTGATAGAGGCGCTGAACTTCCGGCTGAACGATCCCACCATCCAGCCGGAGAACACCTGGTTCGACTCGATCTGCAAGTACATCTACGAGAAGCAGAAGAACGAGGAAGTGTTCCTGAACAACTTCTACCAGAGTGTGGCCTACAAGCAGCTGCTGCGCGAGCTGGACTTTCACaacgcgcacgatccggacatGCCGTCGCTCGACCACCTGACCGTGCTGGGCGGACTGTCGGGCCACAGTGACAGTGCGAGCGACACGAACAGTGGCGACATACGCTTCGACGAGACGGACGACGATGAGGACGGTGCGACGACGGGCACGCAACctgctaccaccaccacgctATCGCCGCCCATCACGGTGGACATTAAGGAGGAGCACGATGTGCGGGCGGGCACCAGTGTCGCGAAGAAACCGTCCCCTTCCAGCCTGTTCCCGACCACCGTCAACACGATCAAGCACGCCCGCTCGCACAGCGACTGTACCGGGATGTTTGCCGCGATCAACGATCTCAACATCGAGCAGCTGCGCCAATCGTCCGACTGTTCCAGCAACGATTCGGGCAGTGAGGCAACGGCCGTGTTGTCTGCGCCCCGCCGCATCCCGGCACCCCATCTGACGGACGTGTCCTCTGTCCATGAAgcgaaccatcatcatcagcagcagggccatcattaccaccaccaccaccaccatcatcagtaCAAGCATAAGCTGTCCGCGCGCATCATCAACACGGCGATACACTGCGAGGGCCACTATGCGGTGTACGCGATCCAGGTGCACGTGATCGAGGATAATCACCACAAGAGCTGGCACATCTACCGGCGCTACTCGAAGTTTCTCGAGCTGAAGAAGCTGCTGGTGAAGCGGTTTCCCGCCCTCGACCGGGTCCCGTTCCCCGCGAAGAAAGCGTTCCAGAACACGCAGCGCGCCGTGCTGGAGCACCGGATGGAGATACTGAACCGGTTTTTGGCGGAAATCTGCGCGAAGGCCGAACTGTCCGAGGAGATGATGGCGATCATACGGAACTTTCTCGAGCCGGACACGGACGACCGGAAGATGCACGGTGGACCGGTGGTAAAGACG ATCGAGAGTCTCAAGTCGGGCATGAGCAAGATACGCAACATGCCCGACACGCTCGTCGGCGGCATCTCGCGCATGTTCGTTGGCAAGAGTGCGCTGAAGGAGCGCAGCTTCTACGACATCCAGGACATACCGACGCTCGAGCTGAAGCAGTCCGAGTATCCGGCCCTCGCCTCCGCTCTCAACCTGCTGGACGAGGTGTTTGATTTGCAGAACAAATCGCAATGGTTGCGCCGCGGGCTGATTAACCGGCTGCTCGGTGCACCGTGGGTTAGCCACGCAACGAACAAGCGCATCGTGCAGGGCGCTAGCAGTCTGCTGGCACCGGACAAGCTGGAGGCGATCCTTTCCTCGATAct CAACAACGTGTGGCCCGAGGGCGATCGCTTCAATCCAACCACACCGCTGCGCGAAGACAGTACCCGGTTGCGCACGAAGCTGGCGGCAAAGATTTCCCTATTTGCGCTCCTGTCGGACGATCTGAAGCATGTGGTCGGTTCGGTGACGTGCAACAGCGGGCTGCTCAACTTCTTCCAGATGCTGCAGAACAAGAAGCTAAATACACGCCTACTGCTCATCCTGTTCAACCGGT
- the LOC121587997 gene encoding sorting nexin-13-like isoform X4, whose product MEFKYASWIALSVAVSINLFGVFWVTTMVIGLVLFLLGFLTILYLQHSDLDKFLDSGLLENPLDEPKSLGLSIDTSPVADRPPALHRQPSPGEERGGRGWRPFESIKIHTDKRQAAAGSTASSSGADHESDKHRRKDVGNVSIGEEVSVASTPLSSFKSYLTHPEVLLHRHETPPGSPKKKKILSGNKPIDQLIHTILDYVVRDFIDSWYTIVSDNREFSECNIRTSIESLILQICNRVRSVDLLPLMTTRLIDDLAKHTRFYRLATQEVTNSANSKSSSTTNATTATILDQQKRLKMHEKLSPQRRTLKVEGHRRNKSETDLTWQLGQAALQKNVANSRFYNVPVDEQSLGDPETMLLNAFFGFCDEYRSECLEPDALNEYFRRVSETVLYFVLPEEDFNCLALRTLLCNLLANSLLKPAFSTLAEPDFINLQIAKQFTKEPPAGEFLLKMIRQSTDLSELRACRQLITKEMDAKYKDSSCSAELASLKYTQKLIDLRISHLQNNKNDFGKTERDKASTSLPQLTLDDILRKELAVFYYLDYLSVLNLQKYVIFYLTAQEWKISTSQCYSEMQTNKSKLSREELLRSIRDKASSLYQEYLQPSSPNYLNIDPGLIEALNFRLNDPTIQPENTWFDSICKYIYEKQKNEEVFLNNFYQSVAYKQLLRELDFHNAHDPDMPSLDHLTVLGGLSGHSDSASDTNSGDIRFDETDDDEDGATTGTQPATTTTLSPPITVDIKEEHDVRAGTSVAKKPSPSSLFPTTVNTIKHARSHSDCTGMFAAINDLNIEQLRQSSDCSSNDSGSEATAVLSAPRRIPAPHLTDVSSVHEANHHHQQQGHHYHHHHHHHQYKHKLSARIINTAIHCEGHYAVYAIQVHVIEDNHHKSWHIYRRYSKFLELKKLLVKRFPALDRVPFPAKKAFQNTQRAVLEHRMEILNRFLAEICAKAELSEEMMAIIRNFLEPDTDDRKMHGGPVVKTIESLKSGMSKIRNMPDTLVGGISRMFVGKSALKERSFYDIQDIPTLELKQSEYPALASALNLLDEVFDLQNKSQWLRRGLINRLLGAPWVSHATNKRIVQGASSLLAPDKLEAILSSILNNVWPEGDRFNPTTPLREDSTRLRTKLAAKISLFALLSDDLKHVVGSVTCNSGLLNFFQMLQNKKLNTRLLLILFNRLLVVILQTESVTKHAQLLLNTPGGAGGTTNGTDEGAPTAATIRVGATAGLMSGARKPSRYS is encoded by the exons ATGGAATTTAAGTACGCCAGCTGGATCGCGCTCAGCGTCGCCGTGTCGATCAATCTGTTCGGAGTGTTCTGGGTCACGACCATGGTTATCGGTTTGGTGCTCTTCCTGCTCGG ATTTCTTACCATACTGTACTTACAACATAGCGATCTGGACAAATTCCTCGACAGTGGCCTACTGGAGAATCCGCTGGACGAACCAAAATCGCTCGGACTTAGTATCG ATACGAGCCCGGTCGCCGATCGGCCGCCAGCACTGCACCGGCAGCCCTCGCCCGGGGAGGAACGGGGAGGCCGCGGCTGGAGACCGTTCGAGAGCATTAAGATACACACGGACAAGCGGCAGGCGGCAGCAGGGTCGACGGCGTCGTCTAGCGGAGCGGACCACGAATCGGACAAGCATCGAAGGAAAGATG TAGGAAACGTTTCCATCGGCGAAGAAGTGTCCGTCGCCTCAACGCCACTCTCCTCGTTCAAATCGTACCTCACCCATCCGGAGGTTCTGCTGCACCGGCACGAAACGCCGCCCGGCTcgccgaagaagaaaaagatccTGAGCGGCAACAAACCGATCGATCAGCTGATCCACACCATCCTCGACTACGTGGTGCGCGATTTCATCGACTCCTGGTACACGATCGTGTCGGACAATCGCGAGTTTTCCGAGTGCAACATACGCACCAGCATCGAATCGCTCATCCTGCAAATATGCAACCGCGTGCGATCGGTCGATCTGCTGCCGCTAATGACGACCCGACTGATCGACGATCTGGCCAAGCATACACGGTTCTATCGGCTCGCCACCCAGGAGGTGACAAACAGTGCCAACAGCAAAAGCTCCTCCACCACTaacgccaccaccgccaccatccTGGACCAGCAGAAGCGGCTGAAGATGCACGAGAAGCTGTCGCCGCAGCGCCGCACGCTGAAGGTGGAGGGCCACCGGCGCAACAAGAGCGAAACCGACCTGACCTGGCAGCTGGGCCAGGCCGCTCTGCAAAAGAACGTGGCCAACTCGCGGTTCTACAACGTCCCGGTGGATGAGCAATCGCTCGGCGATCCGGAAACGATGCTGCTGAACGCGTTCTTCGGCTTCTGCGACGAGTACCGCAGCGAGTGCCTGGAGCCGGACGCACTGAACGAGTACTTCCGGCGGGTGTCCGAGACGGTGCTGTACTTTGTGCTGCCGGAGGAGGACTTTAACTGTCTGGCGCTGCGCACGCTGCTGTGCAATCTGCTCGCGAACAGTTTGCTGAAGCCGGCGTTCAGCACGCTGGCCGAGCCGGACTTTATCAACCTGCAGATCGCGAAACAGTTCACGAAGGAGCCGCCGGCGGGCGAGTTTCTGCTGAAGATGATCCGCCAGTCGACGGATCTGTCGGAGCTGCGCGcctgccgccagctgattACCAAAGAGATGGACGCGAAGTACAAGGACAGCAGCTGCAGTGCGGAGCTGGCCAGTCTGAAGTACACCCAGAAGCTGATCGATCTGCGCATCAGCCATCTGCAGAACAACAAGAATG ACTTTGGCAAGACGGAGCGCGACAAAGCGTCCACCAGCCTGCCCCAGCTCACGCTGGACGATATACTGCGGAAGGAGCTGGCCGTGTTCTACTATCTGGACTATCTTAGTGTATTAAATCTGCAAAAGTATGTGATATTTTATCTCACCGCTCAAG AATGGAAAATTAGTACCAGCCAATGCTACTCCGAGATGCAGACGAATAAATCGAAGCTCAGTCGGGAGGAACTGCTCCGCAGCATTCGCGACAAGGCGAGCAGTCTGTACCAAGAG TATCTGCAACCCTCCTCGCCCAACTACCTGAACATCGATCCCGGGCTGATAGAGGCGCTGAACTTCCGGCTGAACGATCCCACCATCCAGCCGGAGAACACCTGGTTCGACTCGATCTGCAAGTACATCTACGAGAAGCAGAAGAACGAGGAAGTGTTCCTGAACAACTTCTACCAGAGTGTGGCCTACAAGCAGCTGCTGCGCGAGCTGGACTTTCACaacgcgcacgatccggacatGCCGTCGCTCGACCACCTGACCGTGCTGGGCGGACTGTCGGGCCACAGTGACAGTGCGAGCGACACGAACAGTGGCGACATACGCTTCGACGAGACGGACGACGATGAGGACGGTGCGACGACGGGCACGCAACctgctaccaccaccacgctATCGCCGCCCATCACGGTGGACATTAAGGAGGAGCACGATGTGCGGGCGGGCACCAGTGTCGCGAAGAAACCGTCCCCTTCCAGCCTGTTCCCGACCACCGTCAACACGATCAAGCACGCCCGCTCGCACAGCGACTGTACCGGGATGTTTGCCGCGATCAACGATCTCAACATCGAGCAGCTGCGCCAATCGTCCGACTGTTCCAGCAACGATTCGGGCAGTGAGGCAACGGCCGTGTTGTCTGCGCCCCGCCGCATCCCGGCACCCCATCTGACGGACGTGTCCTCTGTCCATGAAgcgaaccatcatcatcagcagcagggccatcattaccaccaccaccaccaccatcatcagtaCAAGCATAAGCTGTCCGCGCGCATCATCAACACGGCGATACACTGCGAGGGCCACTATGCGGTGTACGCGATCCAGGTGCACGTGATCGAGGATAATCACCACAAGAGCTGGCACATCTACCGGCGCTACTCGAAGTTTCTCGAGCTGAAGAAGCTGCTGGTGAAGCGGTTTCCCGCCCTCGACCGGGTCCCGTTCCCCGCGAAGAAAGCGTTCCAGAACACGCAGCGCGCCGTGCTGGAGCACCGGATGGAGATACTGAACCGGTTTTTGGCGGAAATCTGCGCGAAGGCCGAACTGTCCGAGGAGATGATGGCGATCATACGGAACTTTCTCGAGCCGGACACGGACGACCGGAAGATGCACGGTGGACCGGTGGTAAAGACG ATCGAGAGTCTCAAGTCGGGCATGAGCAAGATACGCAACATGCCCGACACGCTCGTCGGCGGCATCTCGCGCATGTTCGTTGGCAAGAGTGCGCTGAAGGAGCGCAGCTTCTACGACATCCAGGACATACCGACGCTCGAGCTGAAGCAGTCCGAGTATCCGGCCCTCGCCTCCGCTCTCAACCTGCTGGACGAGGTGTTTGATTTGCAGAACAAATCGCAATGGTTGCGCCGCGGGCTGATTAACCGGCTGCTCGGTGCACCGTGGGTTAGCCACGCAACGAACAAGCGCATCGTGCAGGGCGCTAGCAGTCTGCTGGCACCGGACAAGCTGGAGGCGATCCTTTCCTCGATAct CAACAACGTGTGGCCCGAGGGCGATCGCTTCAATCCAACCACACCGCTGCGCGAAGACAGTACCCGGTTGCGCACGAAGCTGGCGGCAAAGATTTCCCTATTTGCGCTCCTGTCGGACGATCTGAAGCATGTGGTCGGTTCGGTGACGTGCAACAGCGGGCTGCTCAACTTCTTCCAGATGCTGCAGAACAAGAAGCTAAATACACGCCTACTGCTCATCCTGTTCAACCGGT